The Chelonoidis abingdonii isolate Lonesome George chromosome 11, CheloAbing_2.0, whole genome shotgun sequence genomic interval GAatggtttgggatgcaggcagtATGTGGACTTTGCTGTGCAATCAGCAGGCAGCCTTGCCTAGTGGTTGCAGCAgagtggctctgggagccagaatgcctgggttctgttcccacctctgTACTGACTTGCTGCACATCCTTGGGCCACTCAGTTCCCCTCCCCGGGCCTTGCCTCATCCCATCTGTGCAGTGTGTCTATTGCACCGTGGGAGCATGAGGAGGCTCTAATTAATGAGTGTGCATCAGGTGCTTGGAGATCCTTGGCATGCTGATTAATTAATAACGAATCCCTGCTCTCGCTAGTGGGTCTCCCGCGCTGCCTGGCAAGGGGCGAGTGCCTTTGGAAGGGAGGTTAATACGCGGGTAACTGGAGCCTGGCTCTGTAGGTATTTTCCATCCGGCTGCCTGCAGAATTCCCCTGGGCTCCTCCGTGCACTGTGCAATCTATCGATTTGCCCAGCAACAGCCTGATTCTCAGATTGAAACATCAGCGGGAGGGAAGCATGGGGAAGGAGGGTATTGATTGCGCTGTCATTCCCAGCCCAGCCATCAAGCGGAGGACCAAGAGACACTTACCAGATTCAGCGGGAGCAATCTGTCAGATGCAGGGGTTTGGGAGCCCTCTGTAGGGTTGCTGGCACTTGCTGGCATTTCTCCCCAGGATAATCTGATTAGAGCAGCCGAAATGCCCTAAGTGGTGTGAGATTCGCGGGCTCCGCTTGGATTTCTATCAGTCTCCACAAAATCCCAAGGAGAGCAAAAATGGACACCCCTTCAGTGAAACACTGGGCAGGATGGGGCAGCTGGTcgatgggcctgatcctggggcaggggctgcagactCTCTGTGCAAGTATTAACTCGAAGGGGGTGTTCTCtaaggggtcagagcagggggctgcgagtcAAGACTCCTGTGCTGTCTTCCCAGCTCTGGAAAGGGGTGGGATCCAGTCCCAGTGGTTGAAGTAGCAAGAGGGGccgggagtcaggactcctaggttctatacCAAACCCGGGCATGGAATCTCTCCAGGAGCTTGGGTAAATTAcatcactgcctcagtttccccactggggTGTGTGAGGTTTCATGAATTTGCAGGTAGCGCTCTGGGGGGCCTTGGCTGGAAGGCtctagagcagggcagggcaacatcTCCTTTCCATTGCAGAATGATGTCTCAGCCAACACTCCCACCTCCAAGTCCTCCAGCTCCTCTCCTCCACGGGACTCCCTAACGCCCGGCCCTGGGCCAAGCTCGGCCTCCCATCTTCGGCAACTGTCCTCCAAGCCGCCTGCCACGGACACCATCAGTGAGTCTCTCTAAGGCATCTGCATCCTTCTGAGAAACTGCCTGGCCTCGTAacacagcatgtgtgtgtgcggGGATGCGTGGCAGCTGCTACAGTTACCACAGGGCTCTGGATCAGTGGTGGATTTCCACCCATATCACAGCCAATTTtatggaagcgcttctgccacGGTAATATGGCGTGTATGTCAATTACAACAGGTCCAGTGCGTTAAGCTGCTGAGAGCCTGCTGTGCAATGCAAGGCCCTCCTTCTCAGGTGTGGGTCCATCGTATGTTtgtgtcaacctgtggaactcactgttgCAGGAATTCAGAGTGACAAATACTGTGTCAGGCTTTTGGAAAGGGTTCTGCATTATTTCTGACTCGTAATGTTTCTGGATATTCATGTGAAAACAAGGGTGATCAAAGCGCATGCTTCAAGACATTGGCtgaaggggtcaggaaggaactggcagaggaaggatgatcttgtgggtATGGCGCTGACTGGACAGGGActcagatctggattcagttcccagctctgccacagactctctgggtggccttgagccagtcatttaggcccagatcctcaaaagtacctaactcccattgattcagatgtctaaataccttttgaggatctagactttactctctctgtgcctcaatacTCCATCTGTGCAAATGAGGTTGTCGGCTTTTCGTCTCTTTCAGTGTATCTACACGGTGCCTAGTTACAAAGGGTCCCTGGTTTTGGGGGCGGTGGGTTATTTTGATACAATTATTTGATCCTAATGTATTTTCGTCCCCACCAAAGTGCGTGTTGCTCTGTAGCCCAGGTGCCTTTGGAGAGTTTTCATCCTCTTCTGATGCATCAGATACTGGCCACTCCCGGAGACCAGGACCCAATGCTGGATTTTTTTGTTGGTGCCGGGCGTGTGTGTAccctgaggctacgtctacactgcagctgaaagGTGTCGTTCCCGGCCTGGGTTCTTTGAGCGGTTAGCGAGCGCCTAAAATCACAAGATAGCTGCAGCGGCTCGGGCTAGCTGCCCGAGTGAAACCCCATCAGAGTTCCTCAGAACGTAGTAGGTGGCTAGACTGAACCACTGTGGCTACGTTGTGATTTTAGGAACcaggaaagaaagacagaagCAGACGGAAAACAAGCAAACTCTTACACTGGACACTCTTGGTCTTGTGCTAGGAGACAGGACGGAAGCTCCCAATTCTCCCTTCTCTGGATCATTCAGTATTTTGAGACTCTAGCCTGTGCCCTCCGTTCGTCTCCTCTTGCAGGTGATGCTCCCAGTCCGTTCCGTTCAATCTCTCTTCCTAGGAGAGTTTTTCCAGGTCCTCCGTCATTGGTGGCTCTGGGTCCCCTCCAGTTCTGCAGTATCCCTTTGGAGATAGGTTGGCTGGTAGCCAGAAGAAGCCGCACCGTTGACGTATTACTCCATTGAGAAAGcggtgcaggattgggccctgcaaGGGTTTGTTGTTTATTTCACAGttgtgcccagaggccccaactgagatcagggccccgttgtgctggaTGCTCCACAGACAGCAAGACACACGGTCCCTGCCCTGATGATGTAGCTGTATAAGTGGGGATCACTTGAAAGCCCACAGGGGTGTGGCTCAGTGTTAAAGGCCAGCTCTGCCTCTCTCggtgatgctgggcaagttactttgccacttggtgcctcagtttccccatctgtaaaccgGGAGCATTACCGACTTCAGAGGAGTTGCCATGAACTGGTGTTTGGAGAGCGCTTTGCAATCCTCCCGTGAGAGGAGCTGTGGAGCATCGGGGGGGATTTCGGCTAATAGAAATGCATCCCAGCTGAAAGCTGGGTAGTGGTTGGGAAATGGTTTGATCAAGACTGGCAGTTTTCGAAGTGGAAATAGAGCAAGAATTTGAGAAATGAAGCCCCTTGTCTGTGCTAGAAAATTACTCTGAGGGGATGGAAATGGATCTCGATAAACCAGGAGAACTTCTGAGATGAATGCACCAGGATCAGCTTAGAACTCACTTGCGctggtttagcttaattcagtATGAGCCCAGTTTAAAGGGATTTCGGGGTTTACTGCATCAAGGGTTTGAAAGGCAGCATGGCTAGAGCCGCTGActtgggactcaagagacctgggttctattcctggctttgctgcgatgccccaggtcacccaggaGAAGTCCTgttgcctctttgtgcctcagtttcccctttgtctgccttgtctaagACATTTGAGGCAGCAGCTGATCTGATCTCAGGTGCGGCTTCGTGGTGCTACTGTGGTACAAATATTAACTACTCACAagttcctggcttccagcctTGGCTAGCAGAGCTGGCTCTTGGCACTCAGGCATTTAGATCCActggtcccaggttcaatccccactGGCCATGACCCACCTTGGGGCGTTACGCTACGATAATGCAGGTAACCAGCGCCCAGGGGTGCTGCTCAGTGGCTGCGTCTCTTCTCTCGaacccccagctctgcgcagcccCCTGAGCGTGCCCAGCACCTACGCGTCTTCGTTCGGGATGGTGCCTCACGCCACCATCAATGGCGAGCTCGCGGCCCCCAGCTCCTACGTGAGCATCCACCTCTCTCCACAAGTCAGCGGGACGGTGCTGTATGGACGGTCCCCTCTGGTGAGTCGCGGACGGGCCAGGGCAGAGGCCAGCTCAGCTCCAGCCGCCTCCTGCAAAggccctttccccaccctgctccccaaaaTCCCATATGTGCGGGGGATGGAGAGTAGCAGTGGTGACCTCAACagggggcagctcagtgcagggcATGGGCCAGTCACATACAGTGGGGCACCTtcagggccggattaaccttttgtggccAAACGTATCTGTGAGCTCCCAGAGAGGCAATGGAACATGGCATGAGGAGGTCCATCCCCGGAGTGAGGGGCcggccaggggcaatgggacaGGGCATGGCAGGGGCGGCCCTACTCcgcccagcccagtgcaagggcactatttacagACTGGCAGTTGCCAGGCGCATAGTGGCccacctggccctgtgctgccattATGCCCCTTGCCCTCGGGGGCAGGCCCATGCCATGCAACGTGGCCCCCTCACCCAACACCTTCCCCCGActcccaatggccagagtccccCTGGATCCACTATGGCCAGCACCCCTCCAACCCCcgcacaaatgcacagtgccccACTTATGCCCCTTGCCCTCGGGGGCAGGCCCATGCCATGCAACGTGGCCCCCTCACCCAACACCTTCCCCCGActcccaatggccagagtcccNGCACCCCCCTGGCCACAGCCCCCCACataacccccactccctagtgccccaataCACACATTTTCCCCTCACACCCCAGCACCTCCCCCAGCCGGCACTGGGCACCTTTCCAGTTAGATGCCCggctccgtgtgtgtgtgtgtgttttccaggGTGGTGCCCTGGTCCCATCAGCATTTTGCTGCCATCGTCAGCAGGAGCAGGTCTCAGCCATGGGGGCTGTGGCCACTGGTGTCAGCCGCTACCCCCTCCCGTATATTCTTGGAGGAAACAGGCTGCAGAGATAGCCAGAGAGGTTGTCCTAAGCCAGGGTGGCTGGACACTGCTCCTCTGTAGGCCCAACTCCTGTGGCCCCCTTCCCACCACGCTGCTTTGTGGACCAGGTTCCCTTTGCTTTGCAGGTGGCGTTTGAGTCTCACCCTCACCTGAGGGCGTCCACCGTCTCCTCCTCTCTGCCGGCCATCCCCGGTGGAAAACCGTAAGTGCAGTCAAATCTGTGCTGGGGGCTTGGGGTGCGGGGAATCATGGAAATGCCCCAGGGGGAGGTGGTGGGATGCAGGTCACCAAGCCAGGCTCTCACCAGCCCCGGCAGAATTCTCCACAGGAGCTTCTGCGTGAATCCGGTAATAAACAGGCCAAGGCCGTGCTGTAGCTGGGAAgaaggatggcctagtggttaagGCTCTGCTGTGAGACTCCAGAgccctgggttcaattccctgctctggccctgactGAGTCGTGTCATTGTtctatgactcagtttccccatctgagtGCTGGGGTTTACAGCCCTTCCTCTTGGGATGGGGGCTGTGAGGACCAACACAGTAAGGCTGGGAGTAGCTCAGCTACTACAGTAATGGGGCTGGGTACCTACCTGCTTGGAGAGGCTCCCTCCTTGTCTAGCATGTGTCCCCCACCCTACCCGGCAGGGGGAATCCTCAGCACAGCCAGCCGAAAGCTCCGGGACAAAAGTGAGTGACAGAAGCCCAGCCACGGAGCGTAACGCCCAGGAGAGCTGCCTCCCTTTAAGGCCTGCCAGCACTtacctgcctctccccctcctctaGTGCCTACTCCTTCCATGTGAGTGCCGACGGGCAGATGCAGCCGGTCCCCTTCCCTCCCGACGCCCTTATCGGCACCGGCATCCCCCGGCACGCCCGCCAGCTCCACACCCTGACCCACGGCGAGGTGGTCTGCGCCGTCACCATCAGCAACTCCACCCAGCACGTCTACACGGGGGGCAAGGGTTGCGTGAAGGTGTGGGACGTGGGGCAGCCTGGGACCAAGACGCCCGTGGCGCAGCTGGACTGCCTGGTAAGGGTCGGGGCATGGGGACGAAAGAGCTTCAGTTGGCTCCGACACAATTCCTTGCTACCCTTGAGGGCCAGATCCCTGGCTGGGGAAAatcgctgaggatctggccctgtatgcCACAGCAGCCTAAGGCACCGGTCCTGTGTCACAGTCGATACGCACTGGAGATTGTCACTAGGTTTGTTGGAGTGGCAACTTCCCCAAGGCCCCTCTTGGCTGGCGGACTGGACCACAGACTTTGGACTCAGGATCCCCGAGTTCTAGTTCTGGCTTTGCTGCTGTGTGCCCACTGTGGGCTGGGCTCTGAGgcagggcctcagtttcccctgttgaGCCGGCAAAGGAAccttcccaggtggtggtgggaaaTGATCTGTGTGCGTCAGCTGGGGCCATCCCAGGCCCACTTTCCCAGCGTGCTGGGAGCAGCGGCAGAGACTGGAATTGCTCGATCACTAGAAAACCCTCATCAAAGGGAAAAGCAATTAATAATTGAGCTGCCCCCTGGGGGCCCTGCTCATTAGCATGCCAGAGACTCTGGCGCTGCTGCCATGACTGGAAGGTGCTGTGGAGTGTGGCAGGACGGCTcatggctgcagcactggggggagaggtgggggtgcACTTGTTCTCCTCCCATCTCTGCCCAGTTTTTGTCCCTCATACCCCCcaccccgacacacacacactggggctTTTCTGCTTCCAAGGCCCCCATGTGCAATGCCATGATCGCGCCAGCAAGCGCAGGGGCATATgccagcctgccagccaggccaGGGCAAGGGGCGCCGCCGAGGCTGCTTTACAAGGCAGGGGCGATCGGGAAGAACTCAGGAGCAGAACCTGCAAGGTATTTCGGCTCCTAACGCCCTGTGAGGAGGCCGCAGGCCAGGGAGGAGCACAGCCTAGCGTGGAAGCTGGTGGCCTCAAATGCCTGTATCTGAAATGCCTAATCCCGGCGGAACTTCCTGAAGCCCAGAGCTCCCAGGCCAGTGACGAAGTGTCCCAAGCGCGGCGGGTCTGGGAATGAAGCAGCAGAAGCTTGGGGTCACTTCAGCGCTGGGCCGGATGCTGCGGTGCTGGAGGTAttggtgggggctgggcaggtttGGCTGACTGGTATGTGCTGAGAGCTCCCTGTGCTTTGCACTGCTAAGAGCCTGCGAGGGGcgctctctgtctcccccaggcCTCAGAAGCCCTGACCATCAGTGGGATGGAGGGTAAAACAGGCCAGTCTCTGTGACACCTTCAGGCACCCGGGACAATGAATGGGCTCGTGCGTAAGGTGTTGGCCGGGgcttcaggagatctgggtttaattcctggctctgccactgattccctgtgtgaccttgggcaagtcatttaattgcCTGTGTTCCAATTGTAAATCCCTGGGGTCAGAGCCCAGCCTTTGTTTTGTGTGCGTGTGCTGTGGGGCCGCTAGGCAAAGAATAAAGCTCGTCTCAATGGCTTGATGCTGAGACCGGACCATGGGCTGCTTTGCCAAGGGTCCTAGACTCTTGgcaatgggcaggacactgggtGAGGTTGGGGGGAAGCAGAGGTGGGGAACTGGGCTGCTTTGGAGTAAGGTAGAAATTGCATCAAGGCCTGGAGGGCTTTAGAGCCTGGCGGCTGAGCCCTGCAGGGTGAATTCCATTGACCTCCATTGAGTCCCTCGCACAGGCCCCCCATCCTGGCAGGACAGGTGGCACAGAGAGGCAGCAGGCCTGCAGCTGGCCTcgggggtctgatccaaagcctgctgaaatcGGGAGACTTTCCACTGACCCTTAAGGGGCGCTGGATCAGGGACCCCCACTCTGCAGTGACTGGCTTTAAGgctgttcctctctctctcttccccagaacCGCGACAACTACATCCGCTCCTGCAAACTCCTCCCGGACGGGCGCAGCCTCATTGTGGGCGGAGAGGCCAGCACCTTGTCCATCTGGGACCTGGCCGCTCCTACCCCCCGCATCAAGGCGGAGCTGACCTCCTCGGCGCCCGCCTGCTACGCTCTGGCCATCAGCCCCGACGCCAAGGTCTGCTTCTCCTGCTGCAGCGACGGCAACATCGTGGTGTGGGACCTGCAGAACCAGACGATGGTCAGGTGAGACTCCCGCCCCCCGCCACCCATATCTCACAGGGCCTTCTCTGCACAGCCCCCTGGGTCAGGATGCAATGCGGTGCAGCTGGCTAGCACTGGAGAGGGGAGGTGCCCCCTGGCCACAGGACCCGAACCTGCAGCAGACGACGGTGCCTGATGGCCGCGCTCTCCCCTCCAGGCAGTTCCAGGGCCACACGGACGGTGCCAGCTGCATCGATATCTCCAACTACGGCACCAAGCTGTGGACGGGGGGACTGGATAACACGGTGCGGTGCTGGGACCTGCGAGAGGGgcgccagctgcagcagcacgaTTTCAGCTCCCAGGTAGGTGGGTGACGGGGCGCTGCAGAGCTCGAGCAGGTGGGGGCGGGCGCTgtgctctcccctcctccagaGAACCAGCCTGGCAGGGACCCGTTTCCTGGGGCCTGACTCTGCCTTCTCCCCAGATCTTCTCGCTGGGTTACTGTCCCTCGGGGGAGTGGCTGGCTGTTGGCATGGAGAGCAGCAACGTGGAGATCCTGCACGTGGCCAAGCCAGAGAAATACCAGCTCCACCTCCACGAAAGCTGCGTCCTCTCCCTCAAATTCGCCTCCTGCGGTAGGAATGTGCGCGCAAGTGCAGACACGGGCTTGGGCCGGCTGAGGGGTTGCATGGCCTAGtgggcagagctgtggctgggactCGGGAAAAGGCATCTGTTCCGGGCTCTGCCGCtgtcctgctgggtgaccttggttcAGTTACTgcctcgctctgtgcctcagttacccctccagccccagaacatgGACTGGAGCTGGGCAAAGCTTGGAAGGCTGCATGGGTAGGACTCCATGTTTTCAGGCAGGCTGACAGTTAATCCAGCCTGGGCTGTGCTTTGGATGCTCCCAATGCATCGttctctgctcccagggctggtgGTTGCTTGTGGGATGCCACTGGAATCCCCCACGCCTATGGGCAGCGTCTCCCCTTTTGCTGAATCTCTCGTCCGTGCACGTGACAGGCTCCCGCTGACCCACTGGACTCTCCCGCTGCAGGTAAATGGTTCGTGAGCACAGGGAAGGACAACCTGCTGAACGCCTGGAGGACGCCCTACGGAGCCAGCATCTTCCAGGTGAGGAAGGGGCACTCTGCCGGGAGGCACATTCCGGTTAAATCCCTTGCTCCCGGCAATGCGTAGGGTGGGAGCAACTGCCCAGCCCATCAGTAGCTGCCCCAAAGCCAGGTTcgtagattccaaagccagaatggaccctggtctgacctcctgcaggacGCAGAACAGGAGtgtcctgaattaattcctgacTGACACAGAGCATCAGTTAAATCAGTGGGAGGCTTTTTCCTTGGTTTTAATGACCTTCAGCGCCAGCCCTTCCTGCCCCAGCGGCCCCCAGCCGGAGATCAGGGAGTGCTGCGAGAAAGAAAGTTGGGGTCCGATTTTTAACTCCTCTCAGAACAAGGCCTCGGCCAGTCTTTGGGACTGGTCTTTCTGGCCCTGCTTTcagcttcccccccacacaccccggtTATTCCTCTATCAAGGCCACCCAGGGGGCAGGTTCCCTGTCCTAACCTCCATCCCCTCTCAGTCCAAAGAGTCCTCGTCGGTGCTAAGCTGTGACATCTCGATCAATGA includes:
- the TLE2 gene encoding transducin-like enhancer protein 2 isoform X2 — translated: MYPQGRHPAPLQSGQPFKFSILEICDRIKEEFQFLQAQYHSLKLECEKLASEKTEMQRHYVMYYEMSYGLNIEMHKQAEIVKRLSAICAQIIPFLTQEHQQQVLQAVERAKQVTMGELNSIIGQQLQHLSHHAPPIPLTPHPSGMQPSSLAGASGLLALSGALVAQSQLAAKEDRGAQDAENNRERTPSRSISASPPESLQGEERPGGTGLKRKREEKDLLGHYDSDGDKSDYNLVVDEDPPSEPSSPAHAPSTKLPPARRDVPESPASLASSRSTTPLKLKDQSLNDVSANTPTSKSSSSSPPRDSLTPGPGPSSASHLRQLSSKPPATDTITLRSPLSVPSTYASSFGMVPHATINGELAAPSSYVSIHLSPQVSGTVLYGRSPLVAFESHPHLRASTVSSSLPAIPGGKPAYSFHVSADGQMQPVPFPPDALIGTGIPRHARQLHTLTHGEVVCAVTISNSTQHVYTGGKGCVKVWDVGQPGTKTPVAQLDCLNRDNYIRSCKLLPDGRSLIVGGEASTLSIWDLAAPTPRIKAELTSSAPACYALAISPDAKVCFSCCSDGNIVVWDLQNQTMVRQFQGHTDGASCIDISNYGTKLWTGGLDNTVRCWDLREGRQLQQHDFSSQIFSLGYCPSGEWLAVGMESSNVEILHVAKPEKYQLHLHESCVLSLKFASCGKWFVSTGKDNLLNAWRTPYGASIFQSKESSSVLSCDISINDKFIVTGSGDKKATVYEVVY
- the TLE2 gene encoding transducin-like enhancer protein 2 isoform X3, coding for MYPQGRHPSGQPFKFSILEICDRIKEEFQFLQAQYHSLKLECEKLASEKTEMQRHYVMYYEMSYGLNIEMHKQAEIVKRLSAICAQIIPFLTQEHQQQVLQAVERAKQVTMGELNSIIGQQQLQHLSHHAPPIPLTPHPSGMQPSSLAGASGLLALSGALVAQSQLAAKEDRGAQDAENNRERTPSRSISASPPESLQGEERPGGTGLKRKREEKDLLGHYDSDGDKSDYNLVVDEDPPSEPSSPAHAPSTKLPPARRDVPESPASLASSRSTTPLKLKDQSLNDVSANTPTSKSSSSSPPRDSLTPGPGPSSASHLRQLSSKPPATDTITLRSPLSVPSTYASSFGMVPHATINGELAAPSSYVSIHLSPQVSGTVLYGRSPLVAFESHPHLRASTVSSSLPAIPGGKPAYSFHVSADGQMQPVPFPPDALIGTGIPRHARQLHTLTHGEVVCAVTISNSTQHVYTGGKGCVKVWDVGQPGTKTPVAQLDCLNRDNYIRSCKLLPDGRSLIVGGEASTLSIWDLAAPTPRIKAELTSSAPACYALAISPDAKVCFSCCSDGNIVVWDLQNQTMVRQFQGHTDGASCIDISNYGTKLWTGGLDNTVRCWDLREGRQLQQHDFSSQIFSLGYCPSGEWLAVGMESSNVEILHVAKPEKYQLHLHESCVLSLKFASCGKWFVSTGKDNLLNAWRTPYGASIFQSKESSSVLSCDISINDKFIVTGSGDKKATVYEVVY
- the TLE2 gene encoding transducin-like enhancer protein 2 isoform X4; this translates as MGELNSIIGQQQLQHLSHHAPPIPLTPHPSGMQPSSLAGASGLLALSGALVAQSQLAAKEDRGAQDAENNRERTPSRSISASPPESLQGEERPGGTGLKRKREEKDLLGHYDSDGDKSDYNLVVDEDPPSEPSSPAHAPSTKLPPARRDVPESPASLASSRSTTPLKLKDQSLNDVSANTPTSKSSSSSPPRDSLTPGPGPSSASHLRQLSSKPPATDTITLRSPLSVPSTYASSFGMVPHATINGELAAPSSYVSIHLSPQVSGTVLYGRSPLVAFESHPHLRASTVSSSLPAIPGGKPAYSFHVSADGQMQPVPFPPDALIGTGIPRHARQLHTLTHGEVVCAVTISNSTQHVYTGGKGCVKVWDVGQPGTKTPVAQLDCLNRDNYIRSCKLLPDGRSLIVGGEASTLSIWDLAAPTPRIKAELTSSAPACYALAISPDAKVCFSCCSDGNIVVWDLQNQTMVRQFQGHTDGASCIDISNYGTKLWTGGLDNTVRCWDLREGRQLQQHDFSSQIFSLGYCPSGEWLAVGMESSNVEILHVAKPEKYQLHLHESCVLSLKFASCGKWFVSTGKDNLLNAWRTPYGASIFQSKESSSVLSCDISINDKFIVTGSGDKKATVYEVVY
- the TLE2 gene encoding transducin-like enhancer protein 2 isoform X1, translating into MYPQGRHPAPLQSGQPFKFSILEICDRIKEEFQFLQAQYHSLKLECEKLASEKTEMQRHYVMYYEMSYGLNIEMHKQAEIVKRLSAICAQIIPFLTQEHQQQVLQAVERAKQVTMGELNSIIGQQQLQHLSHHAPPIPLTPHPSGMQPSSLAGASGLLALSGALVAQSQLAAKEDRGAQDAENNRERTPSRSISASPPESLQGEERPGGTGLKRKREEKDLLGHYDSDGDKSDYNLVVDEDPPSEPSSPAHAPSTKLPPARRDVPESPASLASSRSTTPLKLKDQSLNDVSANTPTSKSSSSSPPRDSLTPGPGPSSASHLRQLSSKPPATDTITLRSPLSVPSTYASSFGMVPHATINGELAAPSSYVSIHLSPQVSGTVLYGRSPLVAFESHPHLRASTVSSSLPAIPGGKPAYSFHVSADGQMQPVPFPPDALIGTGIPRHARQLHTLTHGEVVCAVTISNSTQHVYTGGKGCVKVWDVGQPGTKTPVAQLDCLNRDNYIRSCKLLPDGRSLIVGGEASTLSIWDLAAPTPRIKAELTSSAPACYALAISPDAKVCFSCCSDGNIVVWDLQNQTMVRQFQGHTDGASCIDISNYGTKLWTGGLDNTVRCWDLREGRQLQQHDFSSQIFSLGYCPSGEWLAVGMESSNVEILHVAKPEKYQLHLHESCVLSLKFASCGKWFVSTGKDNLLNAWRTPYGASIFQSKESSSVLSCDISINDKFIVTGSGDKKATVYEVVY